One Myotis daubentonii chromosome 3, mMyoDau2.1, whole genome shotgun sequence genomic window carries:
- the CAMTA1 gene encoding calmodulin-binding transcription activator 1 isoform X12: MWRAEGKWLPKTSRKSVSQSVFCGTSTYCVLNTVPPLEDDHGNSNSSHVKIFLPKKLLECLPKCSSLPKERHRWNTNERS; the protein is encoded by the exons atgtggcGCGCGGAGGGGAAATGGCTGCCGAAAACAAGCCGGAAG AGCGTTTCCCAAAGTGTATTCTGCGGAACTAGCACCTACTGTGTTCTCAACACCGTGCCACCTCTAGAAG aTGATCATGGGAACAGCAATAGTAGTCATGTAAAAATCTTTTTACCGAAAAAGCTGCTTGAATGTCTGCCGAAATGTTCAAGTTTACCCAAAGAGAGGCACCGTTGGAACACTAATGAG